In a genomic window of Myxococcales bacterium:
- a CDS encoding glycosyltransferase family 39 protein, with protein sequence MGEAAVARRARALALTPWAYLLVVLALALAPTRPLGHDEAVYALGARDLVDGGGDGLPLHRSIGMMAAAAPGVLAGGGELALRLPFALYALAYVGLIAALTRRTFGATAAVIAIAVQVTIPEFSWRAAEALSDIPAALGLLALVAALAGPRPRPIVAAAAAAAACYLRYASAPVVAVVMVAAFVIYPERRRAIVIAAALALALLVPFFVWSRAITGSVLGVLHEGERLARRDYPGHGLVFYLRAWPVRLAGPVAGLIAAAGVVVGLAAWRRSVDPAVQLRRLLVVAALGQIVLLGWRVHGEARFITFALTALIVVAASWLAAAPARARIALALAAVAAVPSAVWTLRRLDQLARDRAPAVVAARAIAADRAGRPCLVYTTEPPMVAWYSGCRAAQVDGWGLDVRPAIGVAPVYLLDAVGLRFRMPGAVAADRLGWAPLATGHPRAWAWRATRAVRSAAP encoded by the coding sequence GTGGGCGAAGCGGCCGTAGCGCGGCGCGCGCGCGCGCTGGCCCTGACGCCGTGGGCGTACCTGCTCGTGGTGCTGGCGCTGGCGCTGGCGCCCACGCGGCCGCTCGGCCACGACGAGGCGGTCTACGCGCTCGGCGCCCGCGACCTCGTCGATGGCGGCGGCGATGGCCTGCCGCTGCACCGCTCGATCGGCATGATGGCCGCGGCCGCGCCCGGCGTGCTCGCCGGCGGCGGCGAGCTGGCGCTGCGCCTGCCGTTCGCGCTCTACGCCCTGGCGTACGTGGGCCTGATCGCCGCGCTGACCCGGCGGACGTTCGGCGCGACCGCCGCGGTGATCGCGATCGCGGTGCAGGTGACGATCCCCGAGTTCTCGTGGCGCGCCGCCGAGGCGCTGTCGGACATCCCGGCCGCGCTGGGGCTGCTGGCGCTGGTGGCGGCGCTGGCCGGGCCGCGGCCGCGGCCGATCGTCGCCGCCGCCGCCGCCGCCGCCGCCTGCTACCTGCGCTACGCGTCGGCGCCGGTGGTCGCGGTGGTGATGGTCGCGGCGTTCGTGATCTACCCCGAGCGGCGGCGCGCGATCGTGATCGCGGCGGCGCTGGCGCTGGCGCTGCTGGTGCCGTTCTTCGTGTGGAGCCGCGCGATCACCGGATCGGTCCTCGGCGTGCTGCACGAGGGCGAGCGCCTGGCCCGGCGCGACTACCCCGGGCACGGCCTGGTGTTCTACCTGCGGGCCTGGCCGGTGCGCCTGGCCGGGCCGGTCGCGGGGCTGATCGCGGCGGCGGGCGTCGTGGTCGGGCTCGCCGCGTGGCGCCGCTCGGTCGACCCGGCCGTGCAGCTGCGGCGGCTGCTGGTGGTGGCGGCGCTGGGCCAGATCGTCCTGCTCGGCTGGCGGGTCCACGGCGAGGCGCGCTTCATCACGTTCGCCCTGACCGCGCTGATCGTCGTCGCGGCCAGCTGGCTGGCGGCGGCGCCCGCCCGGGCCCGGATCGCGCTGGCGCTGGCCGCGGTCGCGGCGGTCCCGTCGGCGGTGTGGACGCTGCGGCGGCTCGATCAGCTCGCCCGCGATCGCGCGCCGGCGGTCGTGGCGGCCCGCGCGATCGCCGCCGATCGCGCCGGGCGCCCGTGCCTGGTCTACACCACGGAGCCGCCGATGGTGGCGTGGTACAGCGGCTGCCGCGCCGCCCAGGTCGACGGCTGGGGCCTCGACGTCCGCCCCGCGATCGGCGTGGCGCCGGTGTACCTGCTCGACGCGGTCGGCCTGCGGTTCCGGATGCCGGGCGCGGTCGCGGCCGATCGGCTGGGCTGGGCGCCG